The following coding sequences lie in one Capsicum annuum cultivar UCD-10X-F1 chromosome 5, UCD10Xv1.1, whole genome shotgun sequence genomic window:
- the LOC107871090 gene encoding 60S ribosomal protein L35a-3: protein MVKGRQGERVRLYTRGTVLGYKRSKSNQYPNTSLIQIEGVNTKEEVDWYLGKRMAYIYKAKTKKNNSHYRCIWGKVCRPHGNSGVVRAKFKSNLPPKSMGAKVRVFMYPSNI, encoded by the exons ATGGTGAAGGGACGCCAAGGAGAACGTGTAAG ACTGTACACTAGAGGAACAGTTCTCGGATACAAGCG GTCGAAGTCGAATCAGTATCCGAACACGTCATTGATTCAAATTGAAGGAGTGAATACTAAGGAGGAAGTTGATTGGTATTTAGGGAAGCGTATGGCGTATATATACAAGGCCAAAACTAAGAAGAATAACTCACATTATCGATGTATTTGGGGTAAAGTTTGTAGGCCTCATGGAAATAGCGGTGTTGTTAGAGCTAAATTCAAGTCCAATTTGCCACCGAAATCTATG GGAGCTAAGGTTAGAGTTTTCATGTACCCGAGCAACATATAA